In Nymphaea colorata isolate Beijing-Zhang1983 chromosome 5, ASM883128v2, whole genome shotgun sequence, one genomic interval encodes:
- the LOC116254007 gene encoding bet1-like protein At4g14600 yields MANPYANRGFRSREGLSTRTAASSDEIQLRIDPIHEDLDDQITGLHKKITMLKGVAQEIESEAKFQNDFISQLQMTLIKAQAGVKNNMRRLNKSIIQQGSNHLCHVILFAFLCFLAFYLWSKFL; encoded by the exons ATGGCGAACCCCTACGCCAATCGAGGATTCAGATCCAG AGAGGGCCTCAGCACGAGGACCGCCGCCTCTTCCGATGAAATTCAGTTAAGGATCGACCCTATCCATGAAGACTTGGACGACCAGATCACGGGATTGCACAAGAAGATCACCATGCTGAAAGGC GTAGCCCAGGAGATAGAATCTGAGGCGAAATTCCAAAACGACTTTATCAGTCAACTG CAAATGACACTTATTAAGGCTCAAGCAGGAGTGAAGAATAACATGAGAAGGCTGAATAAGAGCATTATCCAGCAGGGTTCGAACCACCTGTGCCACGTGATTCTTTTTGCCTTCTTATGTTTCTTGGCATTCTATTTGTGGTCTAAGTTTTTGTAA
- the LOC116255166 gene encoding uncharacterized protein LOC116255166 isoform X3, with the protein METMSGCCCSSKSLSQVLESDRLARSTSPSLTRNLRIRALRSFLFPNIHSFGAIPPDRCLRLGPFRSSSPHSSLPSSPGPLHLNKVGFGAPEARNMTVCIRFVLRKKCLFGQQFFLVGEDPIFGSWDPSAAIPMTWSEGHIWTVEQNIPIESKTQFKFILKGGSGETEWQPGPNRVLKLWITKGTIIIEEDWDSPELQKAIEELPETEFTQMLAKQEVKAMPKRRKTVMQDSVENSDDALLVPGLSVAEGPEARKAMIDDFIGNTEGLVLVPGLLSKSIYSATEPFEQDQRNAGAEVGAVVEDQSFSNDPVIETDSSKPEHSHLPESLAKS; encoded by the exons ATGGAAACTATGAGTGGCTGCTGTTGCTCATCAAAGAGCCTCTCCCAAGTCCTCGAAAGTGATCGGCTTGCCCGATCGACCTCGCCCTCCCTGACTCGAAACCTCAGAATTCGTGCTTTGCGTAGCTTCCTCTTTCCAAATATTCATTCTTTCGGGGCCATTCCTCCAGACCGGTGCCTACGTTTGGGGCCTTTTCGTTCATCTTCGCCGCATTCATCCTTACCTTCTTCTCCTGGTCCGTTGCACCTGAACAAG GTTGGCTTTGGTGCTCCTGAAGCAA GGAACATGACTGTTTGTATCAGATTTGTTTTGcgaaagaaatgtttatttggCCAACAGTTTTTCTTGGTTGGTGAAGATCCAATATTTGGTTCATGGGACCCATCTGCAGCCATTCCTATGACTTGGTCAGAAGGCCATATTTGGACAGTAGAACAg AATATCCCTATTGAGAGTAAGACCCAATTCAAGTTTATACTGAAGGGAGGATCTGGAGAAACTGAATGGCAACCCGGGCCGAACCGAGTTCTAAAACTATGGATAACCAAGGGTACTATTATtatagaagaagattgggattctCCTGAACTCCAAAAAGCAATAGAGGAATTGCCTGAGACTGAATTTACCCAAATGCTTGCAAAACAAGAGGTGAAGGCTATGCCTAAAAGGCGTAAGACCGTGATGCAGGATTCTGTAGAGAACAGTGATGACGCCCTCCTAGTTCCAGGTCTATCTGTGGCTGAGGGCCCTGAGGCCAGGAAGGCCATGATAGATGACTTCATAGGGAACACTGAAGGTCTTGTTCTAGTTCCAGGATTGTTATCCAAGTCCATATATAGTGCTACAGAGCCTTTTGAACAAGATCAAAGAAATGCTGGAGCCGAAGTCGGTGCTGTTGTTGAGGATCAGTCATTTTCTAATGACCCAGTTATTGAAACTGATAGCAGCAAACCAGAG CACAGCCATCTACCGGAAAGTTTGGCAAAGAGTTGA
- the LOC116255166 gene encoding uncharacterized protein LOC116255166 isoform X1: METMSGCCCSSKSLSQVLESDRLARSTSPSLTRNLRIRALRSFLFPNIHSFGAIPPDRCLRLGPFRSSSPHSSLPSSPGPLHLNKVGFGAPEARNMTVCIRFVLRKKCLFGQQFFLVGEDPIFGSWDPSAAIPMTWSEGHIWTVEQNIPIESKTQFKFILKGGSGETEWQPGPNRVLKLWITKGTIIIEEDWDSPELQKAIEELPETEFTQMLAKQEVKAMPKRRKTVMQDSVENSDDALLVPGLSVAEGPEARKAMIDDFIGNTEGLVLVPGLLSKSIYSATEPFEQDQRNAGAEVGAVVEDQSFSNDPVIETDSSKPEPSTGKFGKELKVMSGQGNVERGAVDIPLAAAILKNDIEWGLRTCLGYFAVLISIIGNFD; this comes from the exons ATGGAAACTATGAGTGGCTGCTGTTGCTCATCAAAGAGCCTCTCCCAAGTCCTCGAAAGTGATCGGCTTGCCCGATCGACCTCGCCCTCCCTGACTCGAAACCTCAGAATTCGTGCTTTGCGTAGCTTCCTCTTTCCAAATATTCATTCTTTCGGGGCCATTCCTCCAGACCGGTGCCTACGTTTGGGGCCTTTTCGTTCATCTTCGCCGCATTCATCCTTACCTTCTTCTCCTGGTCCGTTGCACCTGAACAAG GTTGGCTTTGGTGCTCCTGAAGCAA GGAACATGACTGTTTGTATCAGATTTGTTTTGcgaaagaaatgtttatttggCCAACAGTTTTTCTTGGTTGGTGAAGATCCAATATTTGGTTCATGGGACCCATCTGCAGCCATTCCTATGACTTGGTCAGAAGGCCATATTTGGACAGTAGAACAg AATATCCCTATTGAGAGTAAGACCCAATTCAAGTTTATACTGAAGGGAGGATCTGGAGAAACTGAATGGCAACCCGGGCCGAACCGAGTTCTAAAACTATGGATAACCAAGGGTACTATTATtatagaagaagattgggattctCCTGAACTCCAAAAAGCAATAGAGGAATTGCCTGAGACTGAATTTACCCAAATGCTTGCAAAACAAGAGGTGAAGGCTATGCCTAAAAGGCGTAAGACCGTGATGCAGGATTCTGTAGAGAACAGTGATGACGCCCTCCTAGTTCCAGGTCTATCTGTGGCTGAGGGCCCTGAGGCCAGGAAGGCCATGATAGATGACTTCATAGGGAACACTGAAGGTCTTGTTCTAGTTCCAGGATTGTTATCCAAGTCCATATATAGTGCTACAGAGCCTTTTGAACAAGATCAAAGAAATGCTGGAGCCGAAGTCGGTGCTGTTGTTGAGGATCAGTCATTTTCTAATGACCCAGTTATTGAAACTGATAGCAGCAAACCAGAG CCATCTACCGGAAAGTTTGGCAAAGAGTTGAAAGTGATGAGTGGCCAAGGAAATGTGGAAAGAGGAGCAGTTGACATTCCACTGGCTGCTGCTATCCTGAAGAATGACATTGAGTGGGGTCTCCGAACCTGTCTAGGCTATTTTGCGGTTTTGATTTCTATCATAGGCAACTTTGATTAA
- the LOC116255166 gene encoding uncharacterized protein LOC116255166 isoform X4, producing the protein MTSVKGFTLVKVIDVGFGAPEARNMTVCIRFVLRKKCLFGQQFFLVGEDPIFGSWDPSAAIPMTWSEGHIWTVEQNIPIESKTQFKFILKGGSGETEWQPGPNRVLKLWITKGTIIIEEDWDSPELQKAIEELPETEFTQMLAKQEVKAMPKRRKTVMQDSVENSDDALLVPGLSVAEGPEARKAMIDDFIGNTEGLVLVPGLLSKSIYSATEPFEQDQRNAGAEVGAVVEDQSFSNDPVIETDSSKPEPSTGKFGKELKVMSGQGNVERGAVDIPLAAAILKNDIEWGLRTCLGYFAVLISIIGNFD; encoded by the exons ATGACTTCAGTGAAGGGATTTACACTTGTCAAAGTGATTGAT GTTGGCTTTGGTGCTCCTGAAGCAA GGAACATGACTGTTTGTATCAGATTTGTTTTGcgaaagaaatgtttatttggCCAACAGTTTTTCTTGGTTGGTGAAGATCCAATATTTGGTTCATGGGACCCATCTGCAGCCATTCCTATGACTTGGTCAGAAGGCCATATTTGGACAGTAGAACAg AATATCCCTATTGAGAGTAAGACCCAATTCAAGTTTATACTGAAGGGAGGATCTGGAGAAACTGAATGGCAACCCGGGCCGAACCGAGTTCTAAAACTATGGATAACCAAGGGTACTATTATtatagaagaagattgggattctCCTGAACTCCAAAAAGCAATAGAGGAATTGCCTGAGACTGAATTTACCCAAATGCTTGCAAAACAAGAGGTGAAGGCTATGCCTAAAAGGCGTAAGACCGTGATGCAGGATTCTGTAGAGAACAGTGATGACGCCCTCCTAGTTCCAGGTCTATCTGTGGCTGAGGGCCCTGAGGCCAGGAAGGCCATGATAGATGACTTCATAGGGAACACTGAAGGTCTTGTTCTAGTTCCAGGATTGTTATCCAAGTCCATATATAGTGCTACAGAGCCTTTTGAACAAGATCAAAGAAATGCTGGAGCCGAAGTCGGTGCTGTTGTTGAGGATCAGTCATTTTCTAATGACCCAGTTATTGAAACTGATAGCAGCAAACCAGAG CCATCTACCGGAAAGTTTGGCAAAGAGTTGAAAGTGATGAGTGGCCAAGGAAATGTGGAAAGAGGAGCAGTTGACATTCCACTGGCTGCTGCTATCCTGAAGAATGACATTGAGTGGGGTCTCCGAACCTGTCTAGGCTATTTTGCGGTTTTGATTTCTATCATAGGCAACTTTGATTAA
- the LOC116255166 gene encoding uncharacterized protein LOC116255166 isoform X2: MRAHHQHTKRSCFFQGLLLEGQVLQFQFSNGKSTKHKGVSGIFFFFLFSIGGGRPVTSKLLVEHRRQNGTSGASSWQVGFGAPEARNMTVCIRFVLRKKCLFGQQFFLVGEDPIFGSWDPSAAIPMTWSEGHIWTVEQNIPIESKTQFKFILKGGSGETEWQPGPNRVLKLWITKGTIIIEEDWDSPELQKAIEELPETEFTQMLAKQEVKAMPKRRKTVMQDSVENSDDALLVPGLSVAEGPEARKAMIDDFIGNTEGLVLVPGLLSKSIYSATEPFEQDQRNAGAEVGAVVEDQSFSNDPVIETDSSKPEPSTGKFGKELKVMSGQGNVERGAVDIPLAAAILKNDIEWGLRTCLGYFAVLISIIGNFD, from the exons ATGCGAGCCCACCACCAGCATACGAAGAGGTCGTGCTTTTTCCAGGGGCTGCTCTTGGAGGGGCAAGTTCTacagtttcaattttcaaatggAAAATCAACCAAGCACAAAGGCGTAAGcggcatattttttttttttttattttccattggTGGAGGAAGACCGGTGACGTCAAAGTTGTTAGTAGAGCACAGAAGGCAAAACGGCACAAGTGGTGCATCCTCTTGGCAG GTTGGCTTTGGTGCTCCTGAAGCAA GGAACATGACTGTTTGTATCAGATTTGTTTTGcgaaagaaatgtttatttggCCAACAGTTTTTCTTGGTTGGTGAAGATCCAATATTTGGTTCATGGGACCCATCTGCAGCCATTCCTATGACTTGGTCAGAAGGCCATATTTGGACAGTAGAACAg AATATCCCTATTGAGAGTAAGACCCAATTCAAGTTTATACTGAAGGGAGGATCTGGAGAAACTGAATGGCAACCCGGGCCGAACCGAGTTCTAAAACTATGGATAACCAAGGGTACTATTATtatagaagaagattgggattctCCTGAACTCCAAAAAGCAATAGAGGAATTGCCTGAGACTGAATTTACCCAAATGCTTGCAAAACAAGAGGTGAAGGCTATGCCTAAAAGGCGTAAGACCGTGATGCAGGATTCTGTAGAGAACAGTGATGACGCCCTCCTAGTTCCAGGTCTATCTGTGGCTGAGGGCCCTGAGGCCAGGAAGGCCATGATAGATGACTTCATAGGGAACACTGAAGGTCTTGTTCTAGTTCCAGGATTGTTATCCAAGTCCATATATAGTGCTACAGAGCCTTTTGAACAAGATCAAAGAAATGCTGGAGCCGAAGTCGGTGCTGTTGTTGAGGATCAGTCATTTTCTAATGACCCAGTTATTGAAACTGATAGCAGCAAACCAGAG CCATCTACCGGAAAGTTTGGCAAAGAGTTGAAAGTGATGAGTGGCCAAGGAAATGTGGAAAGAGGAGCAGTTGACATTCCACTGGCTGCTGCTATCCTGAAGAATGACATTGAGTGGGGTCTCCGAACCTGTCTAGGCTATTTTGCGGTTTTGATTTCTATCATAGGCAACTTTGATTAA
- the LOC116255167 gene encoding pleckstrin homology domain-containing protein 1-like: protein MASLLGWWNRGEEDYGVDFWTSPERAGWLMKQGEHIKTWRRRWFVLKRGKLFWFKESQVTRASRPRGVIPVSTCLTVKGAEDALNKPFAFEISTRTDVMYFIADSEKEKEDWINSIGRSIVQHSRSVTDSEIVDYDSKRTADA from the coding sequence ATGGCGAGCCTGCTGGGATGGTGGAATCGCGGGGAGGAGGACTATGGGGTGGACTTCTGGACGAGCCCCGAGAGAGCAGGGTGGTTGATGAAGCAGGGCGAGCATATCAAGACGTGGCGCCGCCGGTGGTTCGTTCTCAAACGCGGGAAGCTCTTCTGGTTCAAGGAGTCGCAGGTGACGCGCGCCTCTCGCCCCCGCGGCGTCATCCCCGTCAGCACCTGCCTTACCGTCAAGGGCGCCGAGGACGCCCTCAACAAGCCCTTCGCCTTCGAGATCTCCACCAGGACCGACGTCATGTACTTCATCGCCGACTccgagaaggagaaggaggacTGGATCAACTCCATCGGCAGATCCATCGTCCAGCACTCCCGCTCCGTCACCGATTCCGAGATCGTCGACTACGATTCCAAGCGCACCGCCGATGCCTAG